A genomic segment from Streptosporangium roseum DSM 43021 encodes:
- a CDS encoding peptidoglycan-binding protein, producing MTRTPRGTLLLVLAVVVVVAGAGWGVSTLLRSPADEAAARKPPRPSLVTATVERRKLVSTIVVSSTLEYGSPYPVSLAGVVGGGDATQRATRAPRPGMLTEGAVVMEVNGRPVFVFSGKVPMHRGIVPGTRGDDVRQLQKALRRLGHRAPVTGVFDQATIAAVSRFYAKRDYEAQQPTLELRQKRDDLRRAVRSAQEVLATERKALDQGMDVLPLKVRLANARRDLEEAGQALDSARAQERTIEDEAEVEAAESAVRAAEEKLLAAEQELAQARTTPTPAPTPAPGPGAPAGPPADTRLLELRVANARADSAAARSALERVLEEAGVARDRRLAELGRSVRLAREAVAAAEQTLRQARQLSPTKLKVANAQRDLAAARALLAEFSRTYGPTIPPGEIVFLPRLPARLHKATVKAGEPADKPIATVTSSTFVVSGSVDAAEAERLKTGLNATIETEAGKTVPGTVTSLGGRDTKGAVPVMITPASMKGLKKLAGAPVTARVTIGATDQEVLVVPAAAVVTAADGRARVQVEIAPDRTKEVEVRTGLAADGAVEVTGDLKPGDLVVINSA from the coding sequence GTGACGCGCACTCCTCGCGGCACGCTGCTGCTGGTGCTGGCCGTGGTCGTGGTGGTGGCGGGGGCCGGCTGGGGGGTGAGCACCCTGCTGCGCTCCCCGGCCGACGAGGCGGCGGCGCGCAAGCCGCCCAGACCGTCGCTGGTCACCGCCACGGTCGAGCGGCGCAAGCTGGTCAGCACCATCGTGGTCAGCAGCACACTGGAGTACGGCTCGCCGTACCCGGTGTCGCTGGCCGGGGTGGTGGGCGGCGGCGACGCCACTCAGCGGGCCACCCGTGCTCCCCGGCCGGGCATGCTCACGGAGGGCGCGGTGGTGATGGAGGTGAACGGGCGCCCGGTGTTCGTCTTCTCCGGCAAGGTGCCGATGCACCGCGGCATCGTCCCCGGCACCAGGGGCGACGATGTCAGGCAGTTGCAGAAGGCGCTGCGCAGGCTCGGCCACCGCGCGCCCGTGACCGGAGTGTTCGACCAGGCGACCATCGCCGCGGTGTCGCGCTTCTACGCCAAGCGGGACTATGAGGCGCAGCAACCCACGTTGGAGCTGCGGCAGAAGCGTGACGACCTGCGCAGGGCCGTACGATCCGCGCAGGAAGTGCTCGCGACCGAGCGCAAGGCGCTTGACCAGGGCATGGACGTGCTCCCGCTGAAAGTCAGGCTCGCCAACGCCCGGCGGGATCTGGAGGAGGCCGGACAGGCGCTGGACAGCGCGCGGGCGCAGGAGCGCACCATCGAGGACGAGGCCGAGGTCGAGGCCGCCGAGAGCGCCGTACGAGCGGCCGAGGAGAAGCTGCTGGCCGCCGAGCAGGAGCTCGCCCAGGCCCGCACGACGCCCACCCCCGCGCCCACCCCCGCGCCCGGTCCCGGCGCCCCGGCCGGGCCGCCTGCCGACACCCGGCTGCTCGAACTCCGGGTCGCCAACGCCAGAGCGGATTCGGCCGCCGCCCGGTCGGCACTGGAGCGGGTGCTGGAGGAGGCCGGGGTCGCGCGGGACAGGCGGCTGGCCGAGCTGGGGAGGAGCGTCCGGCTGGCACGGGAGGCCGTCGCCGCCGCCGAGCAGACGCTCAGGCAGGCCAGGCAGCTCTCGCCCACCAAGCTGAAGGTGGCCAACGCCCAGCGTGACCTGGCCGCGGCACGGGCGCTGCTGGCCGAGTTCTCCCGGACCTACGGCCCCACCATCCCGCCGGGAGAGATCGTCTTCCTGCCCAGGCTGCCGGCCCGCCTGCACAAGGCGACCGTCAAGGCGGGCGAGCCGGCGGACAAGCCGATCGCCACGGTCACCAGCTCCACCTTCGTGGTCTCAGGCTCGGTGGACGCGGCTGAGGCCGAGCGGCTGAAGACGGGCCTGAACGCGACCATCGAGACCGAGGCCGGCAAGACCGTCCCCGGCACGGTGACCTCCCTCGGCGGACGCGACACGAAGGGCGCCGTGCCGGTGATGATCACTCCTGCCTCGATGAAGGGCCTCAAGAAGCTCGCCGGCGCCCCCGTCACCGCCCGCGTGACCATCGGCGCCACCGACCAGGAGGTGCTCGTGGTCCCCGCCGCGGCGGTCGTCACCGCCGCGGACGGCAGGGCCCGGGTGCAGGTGGAGATCGCGCCCGACCGGACCAAGGAGGTCGAGGTGCGCACCGGCCTGGCCGCCGACGGAGCCGTGGAGGTGACCGGCGACCTCAAGCCGGGTGACCTGGTGGTGATCAACAGTGCCTGA
- a CDS encoding SAM-dependent methyltransferase, producing the protein MTTDTVTLRPVGQVVGGRSEMVEDDWHDVRAVIRLDGESFTASAVLGLEHFSHLEVVFLFDRIDPATVHSRPRPPRGNPGAAPVGVFAHRGPYRPNRLGVSRCRLLAVDGLNLHVADLDALSGSPILDIKPYLAEFAPRHPVIQPSWATELMSRYY; encoded by the coding sequence ATGACAACGGACACCGTGACCCTGCGACCAGTCGGCCAGGTCGTGGGCGGCCGGAGCGAGATGGTCGAGGACGACTGGCACGACGTCCGAGCCGTGATCCGGCTGGACGGCGAGTCCTTCACCGCCTCGGCGGTGCTCGGCCTGGAGCACTTCTCCCACCTGGAGGTCGTCTTCCTCTTCGACCGGATCGACCCGGCCACCGTGCACAGCCGGCCCCGCCCCCCGAGGGGGAACCCGGGCGCGGCGCCCGTGGGGGTCTTCGCCCACCGCGGGCCGTACCGGCCCAACCGCCTTGGCGTCTCCCGCTGCCGGCTGCTCGCCGTGGACGGCCTGAACCTGCACGTCGCCGACCTGGACGCGCTGTCAGGCTCGCCGATCCTGGATATCAAGCCGTACCTGGCCGAGTTCGCCCCCCGTCATCCGGTCATCCAACCGAGCTGGGCGACCGAACTCATGAGCCGCTATTACTGA
- a CDS encoding sensor histidine kinase: MRDRRSERGTGLSGFRRYTWWSLTGSITVSLVLFVRAWAMDEGVAPWARGVIGLALAVLVVAVAVLLGRRLPRSPGDAQDRVGASGEREGAGGPPVGWSVAGGLAAAVLGAVPLALRDDGLWAVAPAVMVSVTATFLRPAHRRTLIAGAVVVAAALGGSVALASGDTEWLLAGAFPAGMVASVAWMALGMLWAWDVADRLDRARRLAAELAVKDERLRFAADLHDIQGHHLQVIALKSELAERLAEADPVRAAAEMREVRRLAADALRDTRAVVQGYRRTTLEDEIANAAKVLAAAGIDTTVDHGRVTGADPLPEPARHVLGLVMREATTNVLRHSRSRRAHIAYDVEDGRARLRVGNDGVEGGHIRLGGGGDGDAERSRAGTGTGTGLRSLAERLERVTGTLDWWCDGDRFEVVASLPSDARAYPAEAGAR, encoded by the coding sequence GTGCGTGACAGGCGGAGCGAGCGCGGGACGGGACTGAGCGGTTTCCGCCGCTACACGTGGTGGAGCCTCACCGGGAGCATCACGGTCTCCCTGGTGCTCTTCGTCAGGGCCTGGGCCATGGACGAGGGCGTGGCCCCCTGGGCCAGGGGCGTCATCGGCCTGGCCCTGGCCGTGCTGGTCGTGGCCGTCGCCGTACTGCTCGGCCGCCGGCTGCCGCGCTCACCCGGCGACGCGCAGGACCGGGTCGGCGCCTCGGGTGAGCGTGAAGGGGCCGGCGGGCCACCGGTGGGCTGGTCGGTGGCGGGGGGCCTGGCGGCGGCCGTGCTGGGCGCGGTCCCGCTCGCTCTGCGCGACGACGGGCTGTGGGCGGTGGCCCCGGCGGTGATGGTGTCGGTCACGGCGACGTTCCTGCGGCCGGCGCACCGGCGCACCCTCATCGCCGGCGCGGTGGTTGTCGCGGCGGCGCTCGGCGGATCCGTGGCCCTCGCCTCGGGGGACACGGAGTGGCTCCTCGCGGGGGCCTTCCCGGCCGGCATGGTCGCCTCCGTCGCCTGGATGGCACTGGGCATGCTGTGGGCCTGGGACGTCGCCGACCGGCTGGACCGGGCGCGGCGCCTGGCCGCCGAGCTGGCGGTAAAGGACGAGCGGCTGCGGTTCGCCGCCGACCTGCACGACATCCAGGGACACCACCTGCAGGTGATCGCGCTCAAGAGCGAGCTGGCCGAGAGGCTCGCCGAGGCCGACCCTGTCCGGGCCGCCGCGGAGATGCGCGAGGTGCGGCGGTTGGCGGCCGACGCGCTCCGCGACACTCGTGCCGTGGTGCAGGGATATCGACGCACGACCCTGGAGGACGAGATCGCCAACGCCGCGAAGGTGCTGGCCGCCGCCGGCATCGACACGACCGTGGACCATGGCCGGGTCACCGGGGCGGACCCGTTGCCGGAGCCCGCCCGCCACGTCCTGGGCCTGGTGATGCGCGAGGCCACCACCAACGTGCTGCGCCACAGCCGGTCCCGCCGGGCACACATCGCCTACGACGTCGAGGACGGTCGCGCCCGGCTCCGGGTCGGCAACGACGGCGTCGAGGGCGGTCATATCCGGCTGGGGGGCGGTGGCGACGGCGACGCCGAGCGGTCCCGGGCGGGGACGGGCACCGGCACCGGGCTGCGCTCCCTGGCCGAGCGGCTGGAGCGGGTCACCGGCACGCTGGACTGGTGGTGCGACGGTGACAGGTTCGAGGTGGTGGCCTCGCTGCCCTCCGATGCGCGCGCCTACCCGGCCGAGGCGGGTGCGCGGTGA
- a CDS encoding ABC transporter ATP-binding protein: protein MPEPVILLDDLTKEFPADPPVRALSAINLKVEKSDYVAIVGPSGSGKSTLLNMLGLLDRPTSGGYRLDGIETTTLKDGARTTVRGSRIGFVFQSFHLLPHRSVLENVMLAEVYGAGPRTGRRERAMRALERVRLSHRVDFPPGRMSGGERQRAAIARALMGEPSLLLCDEPTGNLDSRNTGAVLDLFDELRAQGMTIVVITHENEVSDRAGRRVRITDGILTEG from the coding sequence GTGCCTGAGCCGGTCATCCTGCTCGACGATCTGACCAAGGAGTTCCCCGCCGATCCTCCCGTCAGGGCGCTCTCCGCCATCAACCTGAAAGTCGAAAAATCAGACTATGTCGCCATAGTTGGCCCCTCGGGGTCCGGCAAGTCCACGCTGCTCAACATGCTCGGCCTGCTCGACCGGCCGACCAGCGGCGGCTACCGGCTCGACGGCATCGAGACCACCACGCTGAAGGACGGCGCGCGGACCACGGTGCGCGGCAGCCGTATCGGCTTCGTCTTCCAGTCCTTCCACCTGCTGCCGCACCGCAGCGTGCTGGAGAACGTCATGCTGGCCGAGGTCTACGGCGCGGGGCCGCGCACAGGGCGGCGGGAGCGCGCGATGCGGGCCCTGGAGCGGGTACGGCTGTCGCACCGGGTGGACTTCCCGCCCGGCAGGATGTCCGGCGGCGAGCGGCAGCGCGCCGCCATCGCCCGCGCCCTGATGGGCGAGCCGTCGCTGCTGCTGTGCGACGAACCCACCGGCAACCTCGACAGCAGGAACACCGGCGCCGTGCTCGACCTGTTCGACGAGCTGCGCGCCCAGGGCATGACCATCGTGGTCATCACCCATGAGAACGAGGTGAGCGACCGGGCCGGGCGCCGGGTGCGCATCACCGACGGCATCCTCACGGAGGGATAG
- a CDS encoding ABC transporter permease, which translates to MHPRDLLNEAMAGLLARPVRSALTTLGTVLGITTLVVTLGVAATAGNQIVGRFDELTATSVTVEVPENPFPLVDWAAVSRVTRLRGVISAAALAESERSANLSVRSNDIVDPTRVTDQTLTVVASSPGLPAAVKGRMVEGRYFDAGHISRGDKVVVLGLHAAKMLGVTRLERAPAIFIGTQAYTVIGVLGDLKREKSLASAVLLPPAVGRRYGLSTVTRVLVNTGLGAAELIAEQAPAALSPGNEALLQVISPPSPTRARDAVEGDVNALFLILGLVSLVVGAVGIANVTLVTVMERVAEIGLRRALGAARRHVAAQFLLESTLTGLTGGIIGASAGIVVIVAVCAAKQWTPVLDVRLAVMAPAAGAAVGLLAGLYPALRAARMEPVNALR; encoded by the coding sequence GTGCACCCGCGCGACCTGCTGAACGAGGCCATGGCGGGCCTGCTGGCCCGCCCGGTGCGCTCGGCGCTGACCACGCTGGGCACCGTACTGGGCATCACCACGCTCGTGGTCACTCTGGGCGTCGCCGCGACGGCGGGCAACCAGATCGTCGGCCGCTTCGACGAGCTGACCGCCACCTCCGTCACGGTCGAGGTCCCGGAGAACCCGTTCCCCCTGGTCGATTGGGCCGCCGTCAGCCGGGTGACCCGGCTGCGCGGGGTGATCTCCGCCGCCGCCCTCGCCGAGTCGGAACGGAGTGCCAACCTCAGCGTCCGCTCCAACGACATCGTGGACCCCACCCGGGTCACCGACCAGACGCTCACGGTCGTCGCCAGCAGCCCCGGCCTGCCCGCCGCGGTCAAAGGCAGAATGGTCGAGGGCCGCTACTTCGACGCCGGGCACATCTCCCGGGGGGACAAGGTCGTCGTGCTGGGCCTGCACGCGGCCAAGATGCTGGGCGTCACCCGGTTGGAACGGGCCCCGGCCATCTTCATCGGCACCCAGGCGTACACCGTCATCGGCGTGCTCGGCGACCTGAAACGCGAGAAGAGCCTCGCGAGCGCGGTCCTGCTGCCACCGGCCGTCGGCAGGCGCTACGGCCTGAGCACCGTGACCAGGGTCCTGGTCAACACCGGCCTCGGCGCCGCGGAACTGATCGCCGAGCAGGCGCCTGCCGCGCTCAGCCCCGGCAACGAGGCCCTCCTCCAGGTCATATCGCCGCCCAGCCCCACCAGAGCACGCGACGCGGTGGAAGGCGACGTCAACGCCCTCTTCCTGATCCTCGGGCTGGTCTCCCTGGTCGTCGGCGCGGTCGGCATCGCCAACGTCACCCTGGTGACCGTGATGGAGCGCGTCGCCGAGATCGGCCTGCGCCGCGCCCTGGGCGCCGCCCGCCGCCACGTCGCCGCGCAGTTCCTGCTGGAGTCCACCCTCACCGGGCTGACCGGCGGCATCATCGGTGCCTCCGCCGGGATCGTCGTGATCGTCGCGGTCTGCGCCGCCAAGCAGTGGACTCCGGTCCTGGATGTACGGCTGGCCGTCATGGCACCTGCCGCCGGCGCCGCCGTCGGGCTGCTCGCGGGCCTGTACCCGGCCCTGCGTGCCGCCCGCATGGAACCGGTCAACGCGCTTCGGTAG
- a CDS encoding response regulator transcription factor codes for MIRLLIADDEDLIRGALAALLALEDDLDVVAEAATTTDAVRLARERRPDIAVLDLEMPPADGLRAAQAIRSELPTRIILVTRHARPGVLRRALAAGVSGFVPKTTPVTRLAEIIRDVDAGRRYVDPDIAASALSEDDCPLSERELEVLRASRTGASINEIAAQVHLAPGTVRNYLSAAMAKLGAGSRHAAAHRAWEEGWI; via the coding sequence GTGATCCGGTTGCTGATCGCCGACGACGAGGACCTCATCAGAGGAGCCCTGGCGGCGCTGCTCGCGCTGGAGGATGACCTGGACGTCGTCGCCGAGGCGGCCACCACCACGGACGCGGTGCGGCTGGCACGCGAACGGCGGCCGGACATCGCCGTGCTCGACCTGGAGATGCCGCCCGCCGACGGGCTGCGTGCCGCGCAGGCGATCCGTTCCGAGCTGCCCACCCGGATCATCCTCGTCACCCGGCACGCCCGGCCCGGCGTGCTGCGCCGTGCCCTGGCAGCGGGGGTGAGCGGGTTCGTGCCCAAGACCACGCCCGTCACCCGGCTGGCCGAGATCATCCGCGACGTCGACGCCGGCCGGCGCTACGTGGACCCGGACATCGCCGCCTCCGCGCTGTCGGAGGACGACTGCCCGCTGTCCGAACGGGAGCTGGAGGTGCTGCGCGCATCACGGACGGGCGCCTCGATCAACGAGATCGCGGCGCAGGTCCACCTCGCCCCCGGCACGGTGCGGAACTACCTGTCGGCAGCCATGGCCAAGCTCGGCGCCGGCTCCCGCCACGCCGCCGCACACCGTGCCTGGGAGGAGGGCTGGATCTGA
- a CDS encoding SDR family oxidoreductase codes for MDGIKPVTNASHARLRLLTAVSARKDAGSSPTGIVGRSLARQLLDAGDRVRVLAEPGQVAGWPDGAEVVEGSITRPLECAEVFSGVDGVFLAGAVPTTVRDALEVARGAGVRRIVVLSSHGPEYEEAYPPETWFWLAVERAVERSGMEWTHIRPSAVMGAVIEGTYPATGSDWPDTVRGERVVREAFLDSGHYPFIHEDDLAAVALAALRADGYVGAVLEAVGPPISTRSRVASIAGAIGRDLAAVEVTPDDSRASWRRRGWPDSGIDVTLYALEEYGARLAELTRWTLDQRPAVREIIGRPLRGFDDWAVENAHLFR; via the coding sequence ATGGATGGAATCAAGCCGGTCACGAACGCATCGCACGCCCGTCTGCGCCTGCTGACCGCCGTCAGCGCCAGGAAGGACGCGGGCAGCAGTCCCACGGGGATCGTCGGGCGGAGCCTGGCGCGGCAGCTGCTGGACGCGGGGGATCGGGTGCGTGTTCTCGCCGAGCCCGGCCAGGTGGCCGGCTGGCCCGACGGGGCCGAGGTCGTCGAGGGGTCCATCACCCGGCCGCTGGAGTGCGCCGAGGTCTTCTCCGGCGTTGACGGCGTCTTTCTCGCCGGCGCCGTACCGACGACGGTGCGGGACGCGCTGGAGGTCGCCCGGGGTGCCGGTGTACGGCGGATCGTCGTGCTGTCCTCGCACGGGCCGGAGTACGAGGAGGCCTATCCGCCGGAGACGTGGTTCTGGCTGGCCGTCGAGCGGGCCGTCGAGCGCTCGGGGATGGAGTGGACGCACATCCGCCCGTCGGCGGTGATGGGGGCGGTGATCGAGGGCACCTATCCGGCCACGGGGTCGGACTGGCCGGACACGGTCAGGGGCGAGCGTGTCGTGCGGGAGGCCTTCCTGGACAGCGGCCACTATCCCTTCATCCACGAGGACGACCTCGCCGCCGTCGCGCTGGCGGCGCTGCGTGCCGATGGCTATGTGGGCGCCGTTCTCGAAGCGGTCGGACCGCCGATCAGCACCCGGTCGCGCGTGGCGAGCATCGCCGGAGCCATCGGCCGCGACCTCGCCGCCGTCGAGGTGACGCCCGACGACAGCCGCGCGAGCTGGCGGCGTCGCGGCTGGCCCGACAGCGGCATCGACGTGACGCTGTACGCCCTTGAGGAGTACGGCGCGCGGCTCGCCGAGCTCACCCGATGGACGCTCGACCAGCGGCCGGCCGTGCGCGAGATCATCGGCCGCCCGCTGCGCGGCTTCGACGACTGGGCGGTCGAGAACGCCCACCTGTTCCGCTGA
- a CDS encoding DNA polymerase III subunit alpha, with protein MPGSEFVHLRVASGFSLLHGASRPQALVARAGGLGMSALALTDRDSLAGAVRFATACRTAGVRPVFGADLAVEGARSAAAPHRDRLRGEDVGRCRVTFLARDASGWSALCRMISAAHAADRDEPVLSRQALAAHAGRGGLVVLLGPDSDVGGAIVDRDAGTALKRLRAWQEGIGRDAVRLEIVCHLSPGPGPGSLVLAGRMLAFAARQRLVPVLTNAVRYAERSGARVGDVLAACRHRLPIGRARHANAEAYLKSPAEMTRVAEQVAAVAGLPAAAAGRLLACTLATARACTLDPVADLGIGDRRVHFPEPYLLGADPAGAADGVMRARCEAGLNARGMGADRVALQRLQEELAVIARLGYAPYFLTVAEITDMIRAMGVRVAARGSAAGSLAVYALGISGVDPLRHGLLMERFLSTRRRSLPDVDLDVESARRPEVYRAILGRYGPERVAAVSAAATYRVRSAIRDAGAALGVDAGEIDALATAFPHIRARDARRAMAELPQLAARGIRPDRLRLLWDLVEALDGLPRRTAMHPCAIIVSDATLLDRSPVQSVPAGAEGGLSMSQFDKDDVEALGLLKLDVLGVRMQSAIAHAVAEIARVEGHSVAIDDPAQVPLDDPAAFALIRSAETVGCFQIESPGQRDLLSRLRPESFADLIIDISLFRPGPVAADMITPFLAARHGRAPVDLPHADLAPVLAETCGVVVFHEQVIRILAIMTGCDPGQADEVRRALADGGEAERARTWFTAVATDRGYDPGVVERVWRTLAGFGSFGFAKAHAAAFALPTLQSAWLKAHHPAAFYAAVLTHDPGMYPKRLLLADARRHGVTILPLDVNHSAGPYRIEPLPRAGDTACGRFGVRLALADVKGITGAEVARIVAGRPYTSLADCWQRARPSLPIAERLVLAGALDALHGLSHGRGRRAGSGLTRRDLLIQVGELHRWTSASSRRPARRGSARPPVETGDGTAQQLPLALGAAETPRRNGLPDMSDADLVAAELDILGLDASRHLITDYHPLLRALAVTASSRLRGCSDGALVLVGGAKVAIATPPIRSGRRIMFCSLDDGTGITEVTFFDHTHAACAATAEDGRLLLVRGRIRRSGPDSVSVTATGCWNLAGLHTLWHARGIDAVHRRLAQAPDRWPLPAAPSSSCRR; from the coding sequence GTGCCGGGGAGCGAGTTCGTCCATCTGCGCGTCGCCAGCGGGTTCTCCCTGCTGCATGGGGCCTCGCGGCCGCAGGCGCTGGTCGCCCGTGCCGGCGGGCTGGGCATGTCCGCGCTGGCGTTGACCGACCGTGACAGCCTGGCCGGCGCGGTCCGCTTCGCCACCGCGTGCCGTACGGCGGGAGTGCGGCCGGTGTTCGGCGCCGACCTGGCCGTCGAGGGCGCCCGCTCAGCGGCCGCGCCGCATCGCGACAGGCTCCGGGGCGAAGACGTCGGCCGGTGCCGGGTGACGTTCCTGGCGCGGGACGCCTCGGGGTGGAGCGCGCTGTGCCGGATGATCTCGGCGGCGCACGCCGCCGACCGCGACGAGCCGGTCCTGAGCCGGCAGGCGCTGGCCGCCCACGCCGGCCGGGGCGGTCTGGTGGTGCTGCTGGGCCCGGACTCCGACGTCGGCGGCGCGATCGTCGACCGGGACGCCGGGACGGCGCTCAAGCGGCTGCGCGCCTGGCAGGAAGGCATCGGTCGGGACGCGGTCCGGCTGGAGATCGTCTGTCACCTGTCCCCTGGCCCGGGGCCGGGTTCGCTTGTCCTGGCCGGGCGGATGCTGGCCTTCGCCGCCCGGCAGCGGCTCGTGCCGGTGCTGACCAACGCGGTGCGCTACGCCGAACGGTCCGGGGCGCGGGTGGGTGACGTGCTGGCGGCCTGCCGTCACCGGCTGCCGATCGGCCGGGCCCGCCATGCCAACGCCGAGGCCTACCTCAAATCCCCCGCCGAGATGACGCGGGTGGCCGAGCAGGTCGCCGCGGTCGCCGGTCTGCCTGCGGCAGCCGCCGGGCGCCTGCTGGCGTGCACGCTGGCCACCGCCCGGGCGTGCACGCTGGATCCGGTCGCCGACCTGGGGATCGGCGACCGGCGGGTGCACTTTCCCGAACCGTACCTGCTCGGCGCGGATCCCGCCGGGGCCGCCGACGGGGTGATGCGCGCCCGCTGCGAGGCAGGCCTGAACGCCCGCGGCATGGGCGCGGACCGGGTGGCGCTGCAGCGGCTGCAGGAGGAGCTGGCCGTGATCGCGCGGCTGGGATATGCCCCCTACTTCCTGACGGTCGCCGAGATCACCGACATGATCCGTGCGATGGGGGTACGGGTGGCCGCCCGCGGCTCGGCCGCGGGCAGCCTGGCCGTCTACGCCCTGGGCATCTCGGGGGTCGATCCGTTGCGGCACGGCCTGCTGATGGAGCGGTTCCTGTCGACGCGGCGTCGCAGCCTGCCCGACGTCGACCTGGACGTGGAGTCGGCACGCCGCCCGGAGGTGTATCGGGCGATCCTCGGCCGCTACGGGCCCGAGCGGGTCGCCGCGGTGTCGGCGGCCGCGACCTACCGGGTGCGCAGCGCCATCCGCGACGCCGGCGCCGCGCTCGGCGTGGACGCCGGTGAGATCGACGCCCTGGCCACGGCTTTTCCGCACATCCGGGCGCGGGACGCGCGCCGGGCGATGGCCGAGCTGCCGCAGCTGGCCGCGCGCGGCATCCGTCCTGACCGGCTGCGGCTGCTGTGGGACCTGGTGGAGGCCCTGGACGGGCTGCCCCGCCGTACGGCGATGCATCCGTGCGCGATCATCGTGTCGGATGCCACCCTGCTGGATCGCAGCCCCGTGCAGTCCGTGCCGGCCGGGGCGGAGGGCGGCCTGTCGATGAGCCAGTTCGACAAGGACGACGTCGAAGCGCTCGGACTGCTCAAACTCGACGTGCTGGGGGTGCGGATGCAGTCGGCGATCGCCCACGCGGTGGCCGAGATCGCCCGGGTGGAAGGCCACAGCGTCGCCATCGACGACCCGGCCCAGGTACCGCTGGACGATCCCGCGGCCTTCGCGCTGATCCGCTCGGCTGAGACGGTCGGCTGCTTCCAGATCGAGTCCCCCGGCCAGCGCGACCTGCTCAGCCGCCTGCGGCCGGAGAGCTTCGCCGATCTCATCATCGACATCTCGCTGTTCCGTCCGGGCCCGGTCGCGGCCGACATGATCACTCCGTTTCTCGCCGCCCGGCACGGCCGCGCCCCGGTGGACCTTCCGCATGCGGACCTGGCGCCGGTGCTGGCCGAGACCTGCGGCGTGGTCGTCTTCCACGAGCAGGTGATCCGGATCCTGGCCATCATGACCGGCTGCGACCCGGGTCAGGCCGACGAGGTGCGCCGGGCCTTGGCCGACGGCGGCGAGGCGGAGCGGGCGCGTACCTGGTTCACCGCCGTGGCCACCGATCGCGGCTACGACCCCGGCGTCGTCGAGCGCGTCTGGCGGACCCTGGCCGGCTTCGGCTCCTTCGGTTTCGCCAAAGCCCACGCGGCCGCCTTCGCCCTGCCCACCCTGCAGTCGGCGTGGCTGAAAGCCCACCATCCTGCCGCCTTCTACGCCGCCGTGCTCACCCATGATCCAGGCATGTATCCCAAGCGGCTGCTGCTGGCCGACGCCCGCCGCCACGGCGTCACGATCTTGCCGCTGGATGTCAACCACAGCGCCGGCCCGTACCGGATCGAACCCCTCCCCCGGGCCGGAGACACCGCCTGCGGCCGCTTCGGGGTACGGCTCGCGCTGGCCGACGTCAAAGGCATCACCGGCGCCGAAGTCGCCCGCATCGTCGCCGGCCGGCCGTACACCTCACTGGCCGACTGCTGGCAGCGCGCCCGCCCCAGCCTGCCGATCGCCGAACGCCTCGTGCTGGCCGGCGCGCTCGATGCCCTGCACGGCCTGTCCCACGGCCGCGGTCGCCGGGCCGGCAGCGGACTCACCCGCCGTGACCTGCTGATACAGGTCGGCGAGCTCCACCGGTGGACCTCCGCCAGTAGCCGCCGCCCGGCCCGGCGGGGCTCGGCGCGGCCGCCGGTCGAGACCGGCGACGGTACGGCGCAGCAGCTGCCCCTGGCTCTCGGCGCCGCCGAGACACCCCGCCGCAACGGCCTGCCCGACATGAGCGACGCCGACCTGGTCGCCGCCGAACTCGACATCCTCGGGCTGGACGCCAGCCGGCACCTCATCACCGACTACCACCCGCTGCTGCGCGCGCTCGCCGTCACCGCCTCCAGCAGGCTCCGGGGCTGCTCTGACGGCGCCCTCGTGCTGGTGGGCGGCGCGAAGGTGGCCATCGCCACCCCGCCCATCCGGTCCGGGCGCCGGATCATGTTCTGCAGCCTGGACGACGGCACCGGCATCACCGAGGTGACCTTCTTCGATCACACCCACGCCGCCTGCGCGGCCACCGCGGAAGACGGCCGCCTGCTGCTGGTGCGCGGCCGGATCCGCCGCAGCGGCCCGGACAGCGTGTCGGTCACCGCCACCGGCTGCTGGAACCTCGCCGGACTCCACACCCTCTGGCACGCCCGCGGCATCGACGCCGTCCACCGCCGCCTCGCCCAGGCCCCGGACCGGTGGCCTCTCCCCGCGGCGCCATCTTCGTCGTGTCGACGGTGA
- a CDS encoding DoxX family protein encodes MNVFLWVLQAVLAVVFGLAGIMHSTWPKERLRPMLPWVEDFTPARIRLIGMVELLGALGLFLPAVTGIAPILTPLAATGLAVTMLVAAVTHTRRKEPPAVAVNVVLLALAAVIAWGRFGPHAF; translated from the coding sequence GTGAACGTGTTCTTGTGGGTACTGCAGGCCGTCCTGGCCGTCGTCTTCGGTCTGGCCGGGATCATGCATTCCACCTGGCCCAAGGAGAGACTGCGCCCCATGCTGCCCTGGGTGGAGGACTTCACCCCCGCCCGGATCCGTCTGATCGGCATGGTCGAACTTCTCGGCGCCCTCGGCCTGTTCCTGCCCGCCGTCACCGGCATCGCCCCGATCCTCACCCCGCTGGCCGCCACCGGCCTGGCCGTCACCATGCTCGTCGCCGCCGTCACCCACACCCGCCGCAAAGAGCCGCCGGCCGTCGCCGTCAACGTGGTACTGCTCGCGCTGGCCGCGGTCATCGCCTGGGGCCGCTTCGGCCCTCACGCCTTCTGA